The sequence below is a genomic window from bacterium HR17.
GACAGCGCGCCGCCAGCGTTCCGCATCTCCTTGGGTGCGTTTACCCAAGCCAAACAGCACGATGCGTTTGGGCGGCAACAAACCGAGGGTGTGCACGATGGTCACTTCGCCCCATTTGCCCTTCACTTCGCCCCATTCGCGCAATTTGCGCAGTTGTCCGTTAAGTGCTTTGTCCACTTTCGCCAGAACACCCGCAAAAGGGCGCTCTTCTTCCCAGACGCCGATGAGCACGGCGTCGCGTTCCAGCGCCGACGGATCGCCGACTTGCACGCTGACGGTCGGCATTCCCAAAGCACCCCCTTCCACCTTAGCAGTTTGCCATTGCTGACAGCGGTTGACGCAGTCGGCATGGGGCGCAAAAATGTTGGCGGCGGACCGAAAGGAGGCAAAGACCACCATGTCAGTGCCAGAGCGACCACTGGACGAGCAATTGCGCGTCAAATTTGACCGCTTGTTGGACTACTTGCGGTCGTTGGAGAGTGTCATTGTGGCTTTTTCGGGCGGTGTGGATTCCACTTTTTTGGCAAAGGCGGCGCACATGGCGCTGGGCGAAAACGCTGTCGCGGTGACCGCCCGCTCGCCGTCCTACCCCAAAGCCGAGCTGGACGAAGCCGTCCGCCTCGCCCAAGACATCGGCATCCGCCACTTGCTCATTGACACCGAGGAAGTCTACGACCCCAACTACGCCGCCAACCCTGCGAATCGCTGCTACTTTTGCAAGTCGGAACTGTTCAGCAAGTTGGAGCCATTAGCGCGACAGTTGGGGGTCAAGCACATCGTCTATGGCGCCATCGTTGATGACTTGAGCGATTTCCGTCCCGGCTTGCAAGCTGCCAAAGAGCATGGGGCAAAAGCGCCGTTGGCGGAGTTGGGCTTCACTAAGACGGAAATTCGCCAATTGTCCCGTTGGCTGGGGTTGCCGACTTGGGACAAACCGTCCTTCGCGTGTCTGTCATCGCGCTTCCCTTACGGGACACCCATCACACCCGAGAAACTGCGGCAAGTGGAGGAGGCGGAGGACTTTTTGCGCCAGCATGGGTTTCGCGCCTTTCGCGTTCGCCACCACGGTAGCATCGCCCGCATTGAAGTCCCGCCTGAAGAGTTCGCCCGATTCCTTGACCCTGAGTTCCGTTCGGCGCTCCTTGAGCGCTTCCGTCAAATCGGCTTTTTATTTGTCACGCTGGATTTGGCGGGATTGCGTAGCGGCAGCATGAACGAACTTTTGCCCCTCGCCGTCCGCCAACCGACGAAAGCGGCAAACGCGTGAACGCCTTGGGGGTGCAGACCGTGCGGGAAATCAACCGCCGCCGTTTCCTGTTGGCGAGCGCTGGCAGTTTGGGTTGGCTGACTTTGTCCGCTCAAAGCCCATCGCCACGCGACCGCGCGGAAACGATTGAACCGCTGCTGCGGGAACTGGAAACGATGCGGGCGCAATTTGCCAATGTGCCCCGCAGCGACGGACAATTCCTCAACCTATTGGTCAAAGCCTCGCGGGCAAAACGCGTGCTGGAAGTCGGCACTTCCAACGGCTACTCTGCCATCTGGCTGAGTCTGGCGCTGGAAGAGACGGACGGGCATTTGACGACGATTGAGATTTTGCCTGAACGGGTCAAACTGGCGAAGGAGAACCTCAAGCGAGCGGGCTTAGCGCACCGCGTCACTTTCCTGCAAGGCGACGCCCACCAAATCGTCCCGACCCTTAAAGGTCCGTTTGACTTCGTGTTTTTGGACGCTGACAAAGGACGCGAACGCGACTATTTCGGCTACCTGTATCCCGACAAACTGCCCAAGGGTAGCCTGCTGGTCGTTCACAACGCCATTCGCTTCCGCAAAGTCATGCAGCCCTTTTTGGACCTCATCGCCCGACACCCCGAATTTGACAGCCTGATCGTCAGCACGACGCTGGACGACGGCTTCTCC
It includes:
- the nadE_1 gene encoding NH(3)-dependent NAD(+) synthetase — its product is MSVPERPLDEQLRVKFDRLLDYLRSLESVIVAFSGGVDSTFLAKAAHMALGENAVAVTARSPSYPKAELDEAVRLAQDIGIRHLLIDTEEVYDPNYAANPANRCYFCKSELFSKLEPLARQLGVKHIVYGAIVDDLSDFRPGLQAAKEHGAKAPLAELGFTKTEIRQLSRWLGLPTWDKPSFACLSSRFPYGTPITPEKLRQVEEAEDFLRQHGFRAFRVRHHGSIARIEVPPEEFARFLDPEFRSALLERFRQIGFLFVTLDLAGLRSGSMNELLPLAVRQPTKAANA
- a CDS encoding Putative O-methyltransferase, whose protein sequence is MNALGVQTVREINRRRFLLASAGSLGWLTLSAQSPSPRDRAETIEPLLRELETMRAQFANVPRSDGQFLNLLVKASRAKRVLEVGTSNGYSAIWLSLALEETDGHLTTIEILPERVKLAKENLKRAGLAHRVTFLQGDAHQIVPTLKGPFDFVFLDADKGRERDYFGYLYPDKLPKGSLLVVHNAIRFRKVMQPFLDLIARHPEFDSLIVSTTLDDGFSVNYRRKG